ctaagaaaaaaaaaaaaaaaatgcattctAAAACGTTTTAATAGAAAGTAGAAAAGCCTCGTATTTCGCTTTCTCGATTTCAAGTCCCGTCGGCTTGTGCGTTCGTCTGCgtgcgcgtgtgcgtgtgcgtatgcgtgtgcgtgtgtatatgtaaggAAAAGAGCGTAGATGTAtttaacgataaagaaaaagaaaaaaaaggaaaaagaagaaaagaaaagaagacagagaagGTGTCAAAGTCGTTAGAGGATTTAATCACTTATCCTGATCGTTCCCAACTTTCTGTTCCTTCCTACAAGATTGccttttccttccttactttagtcaaagaaataaaaaacttgcAAGAAGGTTTCGCGGTAATATGGGATTGGGATGCTATCTAGACGGCttagaaatatatgaaaaagtgACGGTGCAAGCACGTGTGTTGGTATCTGcgtgtgaaagaaaaagagagtgagaaagagagagaaagagagagagagagagagagagagagagagagagagagaatgaaaaagtgaAGGAAACTGAGCGCAAATTGAATGGGAgctattgataaaatataggATGGGAATTTAAAATAGTTTCGGAAAATTTCTATAcgtattttctatcttatactaattgtttaaaatatcaataattgttTAAGTCGTTCGAATACTATAGATCATTGCTTAATAACATCAAATGATTTATCTATGCGTTTCTATTaaactataattattttcatttatatagaCCGTGAAATATAACGATCGTAtgaagtaatttttatatctatttagatcaaagaaatagataaaattaaataagtttatatatcgctataattttttctttttttttttttaaatattcatccaTTTGGTTTCAGTTTTAAcgtaaaaatttgatattgcCTAGTATGTAAACGTCGTAACTAAAAGTGTTCGTtagtatttccttttttcttttgttctattGAAACAGAGAACATGGTTATAAATTTGTCGAGACTATTTTAGAAATCATCGTGTGTAAAGAACAGCTGAGACTAAAGAGGATTATCAAGCGAAGATCGATGAATCGAAACGAACTTCTCCTAAACGAAGGGATTAACCTTCTCGTAAAAATCGCGagtcgatatcgttcttttagGGGTGTATTACGAGCGACGGAATCTGGGCGCGATTTTCCGTGCGTTgctagaaataaaaaaaaagaaaaaaaaaaaacagaaaaaagaagagaaaaaataaaaacgtacaaCCGATCGTGGATCGATCGTTGCCGGAGTTTTAAAGCAGGTTGCACGTGGATATACACACCAGTGGAACCCACTTCGATGCctcaagaatatatttattatcgaacaTTTCATGAAATAATGAACTGTCGggagagatatataaaaataaagtactGTCTTTATTCACGTTGTttcgatgtttctttttctactttcttctcCCACAAAATTCAATCCCCTCgttgatgattttttttcttaattttcacGATAAAGCAAGAGAGAACGTAGAAATGTTCTCATAAGTATCGCTATATGGGATATTATACCTCTGATggtaatttattaacaaagtaTTTCTATTTAGTTTACTCTTACacatattacttatatttaatgatttagAAAGAATATTAACTTCTATGACTTCTATGAATATAATCTTCTTATATAACTTCTATGAATAAATTGTTGTTTTTCACATAATGAGTTAATAATAACGCAGTACCGATAATTTAGAGAAAGATTAAACTTTGCGATTCGATTTccgttttatcaaaaaaagacTTACGATAGCATGATATAATaggaaattcgataaaaatcattaaatgcgcgaataataacgatcgtaaatgtattttaactactctttcttttaattcacgTTGATATAAAAAACGCGTAGGTATCaacgtaatttataaataaataaatatatgtgtatatatatataattaatgatgtGATTAATAATCTTCTCTCCATAGACGCGAAGCATGTAATTTCAAGATGCTCTTATGATTTAACTAGACAGTGTAATGGCAATGAGGCTTACCACGTAAGGGATACCACATTATTGTCTAGTAGTAAAACCCACAAGTGGTCGTACATTCCTACGATAAGATTCTCTATTATATCTGCGGCTTGCCACAATATTAAATCTTCGATCAAGTAAGTAAGTGAGCTGCTGTTTCCATGAGAAAgcatttctacatttttttttaattaaatactcATTTTTAATCCTTTGCACTCTctgcgttttcttttttttagtcaTTTAAAGCAATTTTCACATACAAAATCAtgtttatatatcaatatacgCATAAATAGGTatgcaaatattaataaatgcaattatttgataaaacgtCGTTGCATGCAAAGGATTAAAAAACTCAacgaattaaatttgttattacttgcataaatagaagaattgttcttttaaattaataacgtaaagttaatattaatttgttgatACGACTTGTAAGTATAGATTTTATACAGGGTGATAATAAAGTTGTTTAGGCTAAAATAATGAAgagtttctataaatatatgttatatatggtTTCTGATGTTATAGgaaattcgataaattcgttcctaatttttttcatgggatatcaaacatttcttttaaagtgattattatataattatagataagAGATTAATACTAACTTGGTAAATGATGTATCATAaaacacatttatataaactttgtTTCCTTATTTCAAACTAAACTATAAGTCTTGAAAATATCAGCCAACTCTTTATCAATACTCTGTATAAAAGGCACTTTTGaatcatattttcttcgatttttaatGTCTCTGTTtgctaatcgatcgatcgattggcAACGTGGAggagatttttcttattttataggAAGGTACTCCAATAAACGACATTCAAGATGAAAAacgagaagggaaagaagaatctGGAGACCTTGTCGATGTAAATTGCTGTTGCCCTACCCTGACAGCAAGTGTCGTATTGAACGGTAGGTGGCCTGACGGGACTTCTGCTTCTCTCGGAATCGGGCCTCATCGGagtctataaaatattacatgatATTATAGATTcgaggataaaaataaatgttagaaACTTAAAGGCTAATGAATATGCCAAGGTTTTAATCATAACGAATATATCCTAATTTGATTTATAGTTGAATTATAGTACATATTGTTAATGAATATTCAATGTTCctgttatctttttatataagagaaaatttgaGGAAAGTTTCAACAATTGATTACACCGAGAATAACGTACGATTCCTCATGTAACAGATTCTAGTGTTTTTTATTCATAGAGCAGTCGAAACGAGACGGAAACAAACGATTCCTTGATTACTAGACAAAGTTTTAGCCGAGTAACATTTTGACTCGAAATTCTCCGAGTAAGAAGTTTCTCGTAAAGTTAGCTCGTAAAGTCTGACACGTTGATTCGTAGTCTAACATTTTATATCGCCGATTGATGGAATATTTTGTACTTATAAAAGTGATACGAACCGATAGAGTTAACTTGTAATTGTCGTGAGTtactaataatttctttttatttcttcattggGATATGTGCAAAGATAGATTAATTACGAAAACGAGATTATCCTCCGAGTTTCTCGAATGGCGAAAGGCGTAGAGATATTTAAAGCGAATCAACAGTCTCGTTAACGAGAGCTTTTACACGCGAAACACGAACGATCTATTTGTGCGAGAGAGGAGTAAATAATCGTGTCTTTCCGAGGGAATCGCCAGAGTTTACACACGTGTTCGTGAGCGCGTAAATGTAACGCAGAGATATCTATGCTTTACGTACTTAACGATACGTATTGCGAATACATGGACGAACATGCTACAtgatcttttgaaaaaatgtaataaatgttCACCGTCCTTCATTCACTAAATATCGAAAACGCTTAATTATACCGAGTTGTACCAACTTTCAGATTCTCTTTgtttgtctatctctatctatttatctttagcAATATAAAGTTCCATGTAGCAATGGAACGGAATAAGAGTTTCGACAGAACTGACAACAAACTTAAAACTTTCCATTcgactctcttttttcctttttttcgcaAAGTGCTCTCGATCATTCTGTGGATAATTTTCAAGAATCCATTGAAAACTACTCTTCGTAATTCGAGTAAAAAATGACTCGCGGAAATGTGCATTTCTATTGAGAATGCTCTTTAATTTCCTGAGATATTGTATAGTTTGCTGAATCGTGACTAGGTTAAGCattgcatatttttataatgcgTTTCAAAATGATTGGAGATTATATCGAttgtttatagaaataaagtaagttagtaattaaagaaattattattaaagttagaagaaatgataaaaaaatatgagtgaaaaataaaattcttattagTTTTTATCTTGGAATTTTCTGCAAATTAGTAAAGAGAAATACGTAATATGATCGCTaatgaaaaatggaaataaagtGAAACCTTAAATTCATCGATAGCTTCCCTAAGATCCTCATCGGAGTAACCCTTCATAGCTTTCGTTGCAACAGGACCCATGTAGTTATTGACCACAGCGAATTCCATGAGAGACAGGAAGACAAAGACGCTGCACGATGACATCCACACGTCAATGGCTTTCACATACGAGACAGGTGGTAGCGATTGTTGAGACTGTGTATTCTGAGTTGCTGTGAATATAAGtacgttttgtttcgttcttgACTATTCAAGAAGAAAGATTGTATTTTAACATTAGGAGAAGGCTTTATCGAATacgagattatttttaaattcttcatTCAACAATTAGTCTTCCATAAAAGATCTGTAAACgtctttcataattttaaattattttaacgtcatatgtgtgtatatatgagtTCAGCATATTATTCAAGTAGGAAATATATCTTTCATATGAATCAAATACATGGATTAAAGAttgaaatatgttttatacattatttttatattattgtgtGTGTGGATAATATATCTTgtagatattaatattgaaagatcATCGTCGTATGAACCTCTTCTGATATTAATGAGAACGATTCATAATGTATTTAACTTAATCGTAGTCTCACCTAGTGTGAGGAGTGACGTTACACCGAGCGTAACGCGAGCTGGAATTGCTTCAGGTTTGATCCAGAAGGCAATCCAGGACATGACGACGATAAGAGCCgaaggtatatatgtatgaaacaGGTGGTATCCTAATCTTCTTCTTAGATTAAAGACGATCTGAATACACGTAAAGTTTCCGGTCGAATACTCGATCGTACAATCTGTCGTATAGTTATTTGATATGTCGAGCTGTGGCAGTTCAATTTCGGGATTTACTACTAATGGATCCGTCATATTCCATATGAAAACCAGATCTTGCGTCGTATGTGATACTGCaatacgtaaaaaatatatattttaataaataaataaaaattacactcGAATCTGTGGATTGAAATTAATGGTAAAAATAATCATACGAACAGCTTTCTATCATCATCGAACAGATTTGAGTATCGTGCGGATACGATTCGAATTTCATCGCACAAGAAAGTACCAAAGTCAACCTggaaattatcataaaatgcAGAGAAGTATTCATCGAGgtaagtaatatttttgaataggATACTTACTTGGACATATAAAGTAACGTTTTATCGTGATAAAGCCAGAGATAGTGATTTGGTATAGACATTTCGTGAAAAGTGACCTTCTTCGCGTTCTTGAAAAAACAATCCGGTCGCCAAATGTTGTTCAACCAATCAACGTCCAATATTCTGTACTCTTCCGACATATTTTCTGGTAATCTTAATCTAGAATCGCGCCAGCTTTGAGCCAAGAAAATGTCAGCGACGTAGGTCtgtaaagaaaacaaaaattacgtGCTGcacaatatttaattaaaataaattagaaattccACGTAATATTGAAATGAGCGACAGAgcagatatttatttttagatattgtCCATCTTGAACGTAGGATTATATTAACGGAAGAATATTTTCcctgagagagaaaaattaattatttcctaaATGGAATTTTATCAGATGATACTTTCGTTGAAAAATGAAGTAGATTAGTAATATAGAATGAACCGAATTGTCGGTGATGGAATAGTTAGaagatttgaataatttattgaccatacttgtttataataaaacgctgtaaaattcgatcgatcgaaatttttatagaaacgatACAATATGTTATGCGATCTATATGTTATGCGATCGtttaagaaaattgataatgaATATCGAATGTGACGCTTGTTGACAATTATTCATGTGACGTTTCTTGTTCCTTACAATAAAATTCAGTCATTCTATATCTATTGCATCTACTCACCATAGATTCTTCGTTAATAGAATCGAGGCTGAGAACCGTGACGTGAAAATAAACGATGGTAGGCTGTCCTAAGAATTTTGGTGCTCTGTGCTTGTCATATTGCTTCGGATTTATCGGTAGGATGTCTCTTAAGGACAGAGATGCCTCTTTTCTACCGTAATCCTCTTGGTCAGCTTCTCtgaaattcaaaagaaaagagaggggagaaaagATGCACTcgaacttctttctcttctcaaattttttcattacgtAGATACAAAGTGTAACCAgtgaaatgaatttttgtgTGAAAGTGTATTAACAGAAGACACCTAAACGACCGACATTCGTAAAGGAAtctgggaaaaagaaagaatttttttttgaaattagcTTTCGAAAAGAAGtctaaaaaagatataagcgAGTGTAAAATATTGCCGCGATTCCGATGAAACAGCAATATTACAGAAGCCATAATAGGTCTTCGTGCTTGGCACACCTTTAAGTTCACCCGAGATAGATACGTGTGTTCCTTACATGCAGACATTTTAATATGCCTAACCTACGACCTCTGTCTTATATGTATGccttatatatgtgtacatatacatatatatcgcgATATCTATACCAATCGCATTACCATAATCGTGCTCACACGTCTATGCGGTTGGTCGTCTGGATAAGTTATCTTTAAGAagatacttattttttaaataggtctttcttttttccttaattacgaatttaaaattatgatCGAATGTAACTCGAAAGAATCTGATTATTCTATCGTTCTTAACTCTTCCATTTCTCCTTAGATGCAAGTAGTTTGTATCGTTCTTTGTATTAGACGTACATCCTAAATTTAATCGAACCATATAATATGATTTAGTAGACTCGTTTATCCGGGTCTATTAAAACGGACTAATGTCAAATCCGATGTCTTATTCCTTCATGAAACCTAATCAAGCCGATAATCTATAGAAAGATTTTTCAGAAGCAGTTCTTGCCTTTTTTATCACCgccttctttatctcttccatataatcttttattttttcttaattatttcttatttgattTCGTATCAGGAACTCACTCAGGAAAAGATACGTAAG
This window of the Vespula vulgaris chromosome 6, iyVesVulg1.1, whole genome shotgun sequence genome carries:
- the LOC127064723 gene encoding glycine receptor subunit alpha-4 isoform X1, with product MTRHSLMILCCYLYTLFDMAALHFPEKICEPVLSTEVEGWHIKVDSLSSSTIRLSARKRGYRFFPKIEREADQEDYGRKEASLSLRDILPINPKQYDKHRAPKFLGQPTIVYFHVTVLSLDSINEESMTYVADIFLAQSWRDSRLRLPENMSEEYRILDVDWLNNIWRPDCFFKNAKKVTFHEMSIPNHYLWLYHDKTLLYMSKLTLVLSCAMKFESYPHDTQICSMMIESLSHTTQDLVFIWNMTDPLVVNPEIELPQLDISNNYTTDCTIEYSTGNFTCIQIVFNLRRRLGYHLFHTYIPSALIVVMSWIAFWIKPEAIPARVTLGVTSLLTLATQNTQSQQSLPPVSYVKAIDVWMSSCSVFVFLSLMEFAVVNNYMGPVATKAMKGYSDEDLREAIDEFKTPMRPDSERSRSPVRPPTVQYDTCCQGRATAIYIDKVSRFFFPFSFFILNVVYWSTFL
- the LOC127064723 gene encoding glycine receptor subunit alpha-2 isoform X2 is translated as MTRHSLMILCCYLYTLFDMAALHFPEADQEDYGRKEASLSLRDILPINPKQYDKHRAPKFLGQPTIVYFHVTVLSLDSINEESMTYVADIFLAQSWRDSRLRLPENMSEEYRILDVDWLNNIWRPDCFFKNAKKVTFHEMSIPNHYLWLYHDKTLLYMSKLTLVLSCAMKFESYPHDTQICSMMIESLSHTTQDLVFIWNMTDPLVVNPEIELPQLDISNNYTTDCTIEYSTGNFTCIQIVFNLRRRLGYHLFHTYIPSALIVVMSWIAFWIKPEAIPARVTLGVTSLLTLATQNTQSQQSLPPVSYVKAIDVWMSSCSVFVFLSLMEFAVVNNYMGPVATKAMKGYSDEDLREAIDEFKTPMRPDSERSRSPVRPPTVQYDTCCQGRATAIYIDKVSRFFFPFSFFILNVVYWSTFL
- the LOC127064723 gene encoding glycine receptor subunit alpha-4 isoform X3; the protein is MTYVADIFLAQSWRDSRLRLPENMSEEYRILDVDWLNNIWRPDCFFKNAKKVTFHEMSIPNHYLWLYHDKTLLYMSKLTLVLSCAMKFESYPHDTQICSMMIESLSHTTQDLVFIWNMTDPLVVNPEIELPQLDISNNYTTDCTIEYSTGNFTCIQIVFNLRRRLGYHLFHTYIPSALIVVMSWIAFWIKPEAIPARVTLGVTSLLTLATQNTQSQQSLPPVSYVKAIDVWMSSCSVFVFLSLMEFAVVNNYMGPVATKAMKGYSDEDLREAIDEFKTPMRPDSERSRSPVRPPTVQYDTCCQGRATAIYIDKVSRFFFPFSFFILNVVYWSTFL